A portion of the Desmodus rotundus isolate HL8 chromosome 8, HLdesRot8A.1, whole genome shotgun sequence genome contains these proteins:
- the CIDEC gene encoding lipid transferase CIDEC isoform X1 gives MESNTVQLTRMEYAMKSLSLLHPKSLSRYVAASTSAVTQQLLSLPSQEALRARPCRVSTNDRSVRKGIMAHSLEDLLHKVRDTLILEDKPFFLVLEEDGTAVETEGYFQTLADDTVFMVLQKGQKWQPPSEQGSRYQLSPSRKPAKKIDVARVTFDLYKVNPQDLIGCLNVKATLYGTYSLSYNLNCYGAKRIMKEALRWALLSMQATGHVLLGTSCYMQQLLDATEGGEQLPKSKAPSFIPTCLKMLQ, from the exons ATGGA GTCCAACACCGTCCAGCTGACGAGGATGGAATATGCCATGAAGTCCCTCAGCCTTCTCCACCCCAAGTCCCTGTCCAG GTATGTAGCAGCGAGCACCTCAGCAGTGACCCAGCAGCTGCTGTCGTTGCCCAGCCAGGAGGCCCTCAGAGCCCGGCCCTGCAGAGTGAGCACCAACGATCGGAGTGTGCGAAAGGGCATCATGGCACACAGTCTGGAGGACCTCCTCCACAAG GTCCGGGACACCCTGATACTGGAGGACAAGCCcttcttcctggtgctggaggaAGATGGCACAGCTGTAGAGACAGAAGGGTACTTTCAGACCCTGGCAGATGACACAGTGTTCATGGTCCTgcagaaggggcagaaatggcaGCCCCCATCAGAGCAG GGCTCTCGGTACCAACTTTCCCCATCCCGTAAACCTGCCAAGAAGATTGATGTGGCCCGTGTAACTTTCGACCTGTACAAGGTGAACCCACAGGACCTCATTGGCTGCCTGAATGTAAAGGCGACTCTCTATGGCACATACTCCCTTTCCTACAATCTGAACTGCTATGGGGCCAAGCGCATCATGAA GGAAGCTCTTCGCTGGGCCCTCCTCAGCATGCAGGCCACAGGCCATGTGCTGCTTGGCACTTCCTGTTATATGCAGCAGCTTCTGGATGCCACAGAGGGAGGAGAGCAGCTTCCCAAGAGCAAGGCCCCATCCTTCATCCCAACCTGTCTGAAGATGCTGCAATGA
- the RPUSD3 gene encoding mitochondrial mRNA pseudouridine synthase RPUSD3 isoform X2, with translation MRTSLTREMGGYRVLDHLWSGRWRGSGVCAPRKVVGFGSEARRQLHPRGSSKRSRSLGNQPFPGLLQPENLSREELIDVLRASVVDQKGPLVTLNKPQGLPVTGKPGELTLFSVLPELSQSLGLGEQELQVVQASGKETSGLVLLSSCPQTASRLQKFFAHSRRAQRPTATYCAVTDGIPATSEGKIQAALKLEHIDGVVPVKSPSRKDILEGVKRTLSHFRVVATGSGCALVQLQPLTVFPSQLQVHMVLQLCPVLGDHRYSARVGTVLGQRFLLPAESTKPQRQVLDEALLRRLCLTPSQAAQLPLHLHLHRLHLPGPRPRDAPIELLAPLPPYFSRTLQCLGLHQQ, from the exons ATGCGCACTAGCCTCACACGGGAGATGGGTGGCTACCGTGTTTTGGACCACCTCTGGAGCGGCAGGTGGCGGGGGTCTGGGGTCTGCGCGCCTCGTAAGGTCGTAGGCTTTGGCTCCGAGGCCCG GCGTCAGTTGCATCCTCGAGGCTCCAGCAAACGGTCGAGGTCCCTGGGAAACCAgcccttcccagggctgctgcagccagAGAACCTCAGTCGGGAGGAGCTGATTGATGTGTTGAGGGCATCTGTGGTGGACCAGAAAG GACCACTGGTGACACTGAACAAGCCACAGGGTCTTCCAGTGACAG GAAAACCAGGAGAGCTGACATTGTTCTCCGTGCTGCCAGAGCTGAGCCAATCCCTGGGGCTTGGGGAGCAGGAGCTCCAGGTTGTCCAAGCATCTGGGAA ggagaCCTCTGGGCTTGTACTCCTTTCCAGTTGTCCTCAGACAGCAAGCCGCCTCCAGAAGTTCTTTGCCCATTCACGAAGAGCCCAAAGACCTACAGCCACCTACTG tGCTGTCACTGATGGGATTCCAGCTACTTCTGAGGGGAAGATCCAAGCAGCTCTAAAACTGGAACACATTGATGGC GTAGTTCCAGTGAAGTCTCCATCCCGAAAGGACATCCTGGAAGGTGTCAAGAGGACCCTAAGCCACTTCCGTGTAGTGGCCACAGGTTCTGGCTGTGCCCTGGTCCAGCTGCAACCACTAACAG TGTTCCCCAGTCAGCTGCAGGTACACATGGTACTGCAGCTCTGCCCTGTGCTTGGGGACCACAGGTATTCTGCCCGCGTGGGCACTGTCCTGGGCCAGCGCTTTCTACTGCCAGCGGAGAGCACCAAACCCCAAAGACAG GTCCTGGATGAAGCCCTCCTCAGACGCCTCTGCCTGACGCCCTCCCAGGCTGCCCAGCTGCCCTTGCACCTCCACCTACATCGTCTccacctcccaggccccaggcccagggatGCCCCCATAGAGCTTTTGGCACCCTTGCCCCCTTATTTCTCCAGGACTCTACAGTGCCTGGGGCTCCACCAGCAATag
- the RPUSD3 gene encoding mitochondrial mRNA pseudouridine synthase RPUSD3 isoform X1, translating into MRTSLTREMGGYRVLDHLWSGRWRGSGVCAPRKVVGFGSEARRQLHPRGSSKRSRSLGNQPFPGLLQPENLSREELIDVLRASVVDQKGPLVTLNKPQGLPVTGKPGELTLFSVLPELSQSLGLGEQELQVVQASGKETSGLVLLSSCPQTASRLQKFFAHSRRAQRPTATYCAVTDGIPATSEGKIQAALKLEHIDGVGVVVPVKSPSRKDILEGVKRTLSHFRVVATGSGCALVQLQPLTVFPSQLQVHMVLQLCPVLGDHRYSARVGTVLGQRFLLPAESTKPQRQVLDEALLRRLCLTPSQAAQLPLHLHLHRLHLPGPRPRDAPIELLAPLPPYFSRTLQCLGLHQQ; encoded by the exons ATGCGCACTAGCCTCACACGGGAGATGGGTGGCTACCGTGTTTTGGACCACCTCTGGAGCGGCAGGTGGCGGGGGTCTGGGGTCTGCGCGCCTCGTAAGGTCGTAGGCTTTGGCTCCGAGGCCCG GCGTCAGTTGCATCCTCGAGGCTCCAGCAAACGGTCGAGGTCCCTGGGAAACCAgcccttcccagggctgctgcagccagAGAACCTCAGTCGGGAGGAGCTGATTGATGTGTTGAGGGCATCTGTGGTGGACCAGAAAG GACCACTGGTGACACTGAACAAGCCACAGGGTCTTCCAGTGACAG GAAAACCAGGAGAGCTGACATTGTTCTCCGTGCTGCCAGAGCTGAGCCAATCCCTGGGGCTTGGGGAGCAGGAGCTCCAGGTTGTCCAAGCATCTGGGAA ggagaCCTCTGGGCTTGTACTCCTTTCCAGTTGTCCTCAGACAGCAAGCCGCCTCCAGAAGTTCTTTGCCCATTCACGAAGAGCCCAAAGACCTACAGCCACCTACTG tGCTGTCACTGATGGGATTCCAGCTACTTCTGAGGGGAAGATCCAAGCAGCTCTAAAACTGGAACACATTGATGGCGTTGGTGTC GTAGTTCCAGTGAAGTCTCCATCCCGAAAGGACATCCTGGAAGGTGTCAAGAGGACCCTAAGCCACTTCCGTGTAGTGGCCACAGGTTCTGGCTGTGCCCTGGTCCAGCTGCAACCACTAACAG TGTTCCCCAGTCAGCTGCAGGTACACATGGTACTGCAGCTCTGCCCTGTGCTTGGGGACCACAGGTATTCTGCCCGCGTGGGCACTGTCCTGGGCCAGCGCTTTCTACTGCCAGCGGAGAGCACCAAACCCCAAAGACAG GTCCTGGATGAAGCCCTCCTCAGACGCCTCTGCCTGACGCCCTCCCAGGCTGCCCAGCTGCCCTTGCACCTCCACCTACATCGTCTccacctcccaggccccaggcccagggatGCCCCCATAGAGCTTTTGGCACCCTTGCCCCCTTATTTCTCCAGGACTCTACAGTGCCTGGGGCTCCACCAGCAATag
- the CIDEC gene encoding lipid transferase CIDEC isoform X2 — MEYAMKSLSLLHPKSLSRYVAASTSAVTQQLLSLPSQEALRARPCRVSTNDRSVRKGIMAHSLEDLLHKVRDTLILEDKPFFLVLEEDGTAVETEGYFQTLADDTVFMVLQKGQKWQPPSEQGSRYQLSPSRKPAKKIDVARVTFDLYKVNPQDLIGCLNVKATLYGTYSLSYNLNCYGAKRIMKEALRWALLSMQATGHVLLGTSCYMQQLLDATEGGEQLPKSKAPSFIPTCLKMLQ, encoded by the exons ATGGAATATGCCATGAAGTCCCTCAGCCTTCTCCACCCCAAGTCCCTGTCCAG GTATGTAGCAGCGAGCACCTCAGCAGTGACCCAGCAGCTGCTGTCGTTGCCCAGCCAGGAGGCCCTCAGAGCCCGGCCCTGCAGAGTGAGCACCAACGATCGGAGTGTGCGAAAGGGCATCATGGCACACAGTCTGGAGGACCTCCTCCACAAG GTCCGGGACACCCTGATACTGGAGGACAAGCCcttcttcctggtgctggaggaAGATGGCACAGCTGTAGAGACAGAAGGGTACTTTCAGACCCTGGCAGATGACACAGTGTTCATGGTCCTgcagaaggggcagaaatggcaGCCCCCATCAGAGCAG GGCTCTCGGTACCAACTTTCCCCATCCCGTAAACCTGCCAAGAAGATTGATGTGGCCCGTGTAACTTTCGACCTGTACAAGGTGAACCCACAGGACCTCATTGGCTGCCTGAATGTAAAGGCGACTCTCTATGGCACATACTCCCTTTCCTACAATCTGAACTGCTATGGGGCCAAGCGCATCATGAA GGAAGCTCTTCGCTGGGCCCTCCTCAGCATGCAGGCCACAGGCCATGTGCTGCTTGGCACTTCCTGTTATATGCAGCAGCTTCTGGATGCCACAGAGGGAGGAGAGCAGCTTCCCAAGAGCAAGGCCCCATCCTTCATCCCAACCTGTCTGAAGATGCTGCAATGA
- the JAGN1 gene encoding protein jagunal homolog 1: MASRAGPRAAGTDGSDFQHRERVAMHYQMSVTLKYEIKKLIYVHLVIWLLLVAKMSVGHLRLLSHDQVAMPYQWEYPYLLSIVPSLLGLLSFPRNNISYLVLSMISMGLFSIAPLIYGSMEMFPAAQQLYRHGKAYRFLFGFSAVSVMYLVLVLAVQVHAWQLYYSKKLLDSWFTSTQEKKRK; the protein is encoded by the exons ATGGCGTCTCGGGCGGGCCCGCGAGCTGCGGGCACCGACGGCAGCGACTTCCAGCACCGGGAGCGTGTCGCCATGCACTACCAGATGAG TGTGACCCTCAAGTATGAAATCAAGAAGCTGATCTACGTGCATCTGGTCATATGGCTGCTGCTGGTTGCCAAGATGAGTGTGGGACACCTGAGGCTCTTGTCACATGATCAGGTGGCCATGCCCTATCAGTGGGAGTACCCGTATTTGCTCAGCATTGTGCCGTCTCTCTTgggcctcctctccttcccccgcAACAACATTAGCTACCTGGTGCTCTCCATGATCAGCATGGGGCTCTTTTCCATCGCTCCCCTCATTTATGGCAGCATGGAGATGTTCCCTGCGGCACAGCAGCTCTATCGCCACGGCAAGGCCTACCGCTTCCTCTTCGGTTTTTCTGCGGTGTCTGTCATGTACCTGGTGTTGGTGCTGGCAGTTCAAGTGCATGCTTGGCAATTATACTACAGCAAGAAGCTCCTAGACTCTTGGTTCACCAGCACACAGGAGAAGAAGCGTAAATGA